The Solanum pennellii chromosome 11, SPENNV200 genome contains a region encoding:
- the LOC107004172 gene encoding agmatine hydroxycinnamoyltransferase 1-like, which yields MNVKIDSSKIIKPLYEVTPPSTTTHIPFNIFDNVTFDALMALIYAYRPPTPPTSTIEIGLRKTLSIYREWAGRIGEDEHGNRGVFLNDEGVRFIEASVDTSLDEVLPLKPSPSILSLHPSLKDVVELIQVQVTRFTCGSVVVGFTGHHMIADGHAASNFFVAWGQACRGMEITPLPVNDRTIFRPRDPPLVEYNHVGAEFVSKSVNKELVKVNNDEYKEKNIIVHKVHFTLEYLGKLKAHASFMNKNAKTYSTFESLIAHLWRVITKSRDLNAFQDTQIRISVDGRRRIIPRVPDEFFGNIVLWAFPTSKVKDLLDEPLHYATKIIHEAISKVDDKYFKSFIDFANDEKVMTRQDLIPSANMNNESLCPNLEVDSWLRFPFYDLDFGTGCPFVFMPSYYPIEGMMFLVPSFIGDGSIDAFIPLYEHNLTNFNKICYSLDLKAK from the coding sequence ATGAATGTGAAAATTGATAGTTCAAAAATCATCAAGCCATTATATGAAGTTACTCCTCCTTCAACTACAACTCATATTCCTTTCAATATCTTTGACAATGTAACATTTGATGCTCTAATGGCTCTAATATATGCCTATAGACCACCCACCCCTCCCACATCCACTATTGAAATAGGACTTCGAAAGACGTTATCGATTTATCGAGAGTGGGCAGGAAGAATAGGTGAAGATGAACATGGTAATCGAGGAGTTTTTCTCAATGATGAGGGTGTTCGATTCATCGAGGCGTCTGTGGACACCTCATTGGATGAAGTATTGCCCTTAAAGCCTTCGCCCTCTATACTCTCCTTGCACCCTAGTTTAAAGGATGTAGTGGAGTtaatccaagtccaagtcacaCGTTTCACGTGTGGCTCTGTGGTGGTCGGTTTCACCGGCCACCACATGATAGCTGACGGCCATGCTGCAAGCAACTTTTTTGTCGCATGGGGTCAAGCATGCCGAGGGATGGAAATTACACCCTTACCGGTGAACGACCGTACTATTTTCCGCCCTCGGGATCCACCCCTCGTCGAGTACAACCATGTTGGGGCCGAATTCGTGTCCAAATCAGTAAACAAGGAGTTAGTCAAAGTCAACAACGATGAATATAAAGAGAAGAATATCATAGTCCACAAAGTCCATTTCACCTTGGAGTACCTAGGGAAACTCAAGGCGCATGCTTCTTTTATGAACAAAAATGCCAAAACTTATAGCACGTTCGAAAGTCTAATAGCCCATTTGTGGAGGGTTATTACAAAATCGCGTGACTTAAACGCGTTTCAGGACACCCAAATTCGAATATCGGTCGATGGAAGGAGAAGAATTATACCTAGGGTTCCGGATGAATTTTTTGGTAACATAGTGTTATGGGCATTTCCAACATCAAAAGTGAAGGACTTGCTAGATGAGCCACTTCACTATGCAACAAAGATTATACATGAGGCAATTAGTAAAGTTGATGACAAATATTTCAAGTCATTTATTGATTTTGCAAATGATGAGAAAGTGATGACTAGACAAGATTTAATACCAAGTGCAAACATGAACAATGAATCACTTTGTCCAAACTTGGAAGTTGATAGTTGGTTGAGGTTTCCATTTTATGACTTGGATTTTGGTACTGGTTGCCCATTTGTGTTTATGCCTTCTTATTATCCAATAGAAGGGATGATGTTTCTTGTGCCATCATTTATTGGAGATGGAAGCATTGATGCTTTTATTCCTTTATATGAACACAATCTAacaaatttcaacaaaatttgTTACTCTCTAGATTTGAAAGCAAAGTGA